The following proteins come from a genomic window of Planctomycetota bacterium:
- a CDS encoding FAD-dependent oxidoreductase produces MQAATRRILAAVLLVMAGSIARAGDPGFYDVVIYGGTSAAMSAAVQARAMGKTVVVVSPDKHLGGMTSGGLGATDIGNKGAIGGISRTFYHQLYLYYHKPDEFKEPLSLMVDIDAPTQWTMEPHVAELIYDRWMTDHHIVVCLEERLKPKNGVQMLNNRIVSITCESGGRYSGKMFIDATYEGDLMAQAGVSYTVGREANSQYHESLNGVQTRQAHSHQFTKPVDPYVKPGDPSSGLLPGVHAGGPGEEGAADKRVQAYNFRMCLTDDPENRLPFPKPDGYDPARYELLLRYYEAGYDKPCNNFSRMPNHKTDCNNTGAFSTDNIGMNYDYPEGDYETRKRIYEDHRTYQLGLMWTMANNPRVPEKLRNEYARKWGLSKDEFADNDHWPYALYVREARRMIGDYVMTEHNCRGQVVAEDPIGLAAYTMDSHNTQRYVDADGHARNEGDVEVGGFPPYPISYRALVPKESQCENLVVPVCLSASHMAYGSIRMEPVFMILGQSAATIACMSIDVNTSVQRLDYVALREKLLADGQFLSFVTPGEKVGGLYMDDADAELSGNWVTGSAIRPFVAGGYRHDDNARKGELSAIFSIKVPKDGRYEVRFAYSALHNRATNIPITIEHAGGAAKVVLNEQKDPAINHLLEPLGTYAFSASKPARITVSNEGTDGYVLIDAVQLVPAK; encoded by the coding sequence ATGCAAGCGGCGACACGGCGTATCCTCGCGGCGGTCTTGCTGGTGATGGCGGGCTCGATCGCGCGGGCCGGTGATCCGGGGTTTTACGATGTGGTCATCTACGGCGGAACCAGCGCCGCGATGTCCGCCGCCGTGCAGGCCCGCGCCATGGGCAAAACCGTCGTCGTCGTCAGCCCCGACAAACACCTTGGCGGGATGACCAGCGGCGGACTGGGCGCGACCGACATCGGCAACAAGGGCGCCATCGGCGGGATCAGCCGCACGTTCTATCACCAGCTATATCTCTACTACCACAAGCCGGACGAATTCAAAGAACCGCTTTCCCTCATGGTCGACATCGACGCGCCGACGCAGTGGACGATGGAGCCGCATGTGGCGGAGCTGATCTACGATCGATGGATGACCGATCATCACATCGTGGTCTGCCTCGAAGAGCGGCTCAAACCCAAGAACGGCGTCCAGATGCTCAACAATCGCATCGTGAGCATCACGTGTGAATCCGGCGGACGTTACAGCGGCAAGATGTTCATTGATGCGACCTATGAAGGCGACCTGATGGCACAGGCCGGCGTCAGCTACACCGTCGGCCGCGAGGCGAACAGTCAGTATCATGAATCTTTAAACGGCGTCCAGACCCGACAGGCGCACAGCCACCAGTTCACCAAGCCCGTCGATCCCTATGTCAAACCCGGCGATCCGTCGAGCGGTCTACTGCCGGGCGTCCATGCCGGCGGCCCCGGCGAGGAGGGCGCCGCCGACAAGCGCGTGCAGGCCTACAACTTCCGCATGTGCCTGACGGACGATCCTGAAAATCGCCTGCCTTTTCCGAAGCCGGACGGCTATGACCCCGCCCGTTACGAGCTGCTTCTGCGGTATTACGAAGCGGGGTATGACAAGCCGTGCAACAACTTCTCGCGCATGCCCAATCACAAGACCGACTGCAACAACACCGGCGCATTCTCCACCGACAACATCGGCATGAATTACGATTATCCCGAGGGCGACTATGAAACGCGCAAGAGGATATATGAGGATCATCGCACGTATCAGTTGGGGCTGATGTGGACCATGGCGAACAACCCGCGCGTGCCGGAGAAACTTCGGAACGAGTATGCCCGGAAGTGGGGGCTGAGCAAGGACGAGTTCGCTGACAACGATCACTGGCCCTACGCCCTGTATGTCCGCGAAGCGCGCCGCATGATCGGCGACTACGTCATGACCGAGCACAACTGCCGCGGGCAGGTCGTGGCGGAGGATCCGATCGGGCTCGCGGCGTACACGATGGATTCGCACAACACGCAGCGATACGTCGACGCGGACGGCCACGCGCGCAACGAAGGCGATGTCGAAGTCGGCGGGTTCCCGCCTTATCCGATCAGCTATCGCGCGCTGGTGCCCAAGGAATCGCAATGCGAGAACCTGGTCGTCCCGGTGTGTCTGAGCGCCTCGCACATGGCGTACGGTTCGATCCGCATGGAGCCGGTGTTCATGATCCTCGGGCAGAGCGCGGCGACGATCGCATGCATGTCGATCGATGTGAACACGAGCGTGCAGCGATTGGATTATGTCGCACTGCGGGAGAAGCTGCTGGCGGACGGGCAGTTTCTGAGTTTCGTCACCCCCGGCGAAAAGGTCGGCGGGCTGTACATGGACGACGCGGACGCCGAGCTGAGCGGCAATTGGGTGACGGGCTCGGCGATCCGCCCGTTCGTCGCCGGCGGGTATCGTCACGATGACAACGCCCGCAAAGGCGAGCTTTCCGCGATATTTTCCATTAAAGTCCCCAAAGACGGTCGCTACGAAGTGCGCTTCGCTTACTCCGCTTTGCACAACCGCGCGACGAATATTCCCATTACGATCGAACATGCGGGCGGTGCGGCGAAGGTCGTCCTCAATGAACAGAAGGACCCGGCGATCAACCATCTTCTTGAGCCCCTCGGCACCTATGCGTTCTCCGCATCCAAGCCCGCCCGCATCACGGTTTCCAACGAAGGCACGGACGGCTACGTGCTCATCGACGCCGTGCAGCTCGTCCCCGCGAAGTAG
- a CDS encoding FAD-dependent oxidoreductase, giving the protein MGHVGMHDAFQRLRDDVDRSRFARHARSPDRHERRLRRRQRRLGCLAGLRDVLPADIAEPELVVAQAHRLIDPSRSGFGPSAKAFSSFHRRPDMRFVSIATLILAASFSACFADQPAASKLVANLEAGRPRHLVVYGTSLTAAGPWVEQLRLAMQRRYGDRIQITNSGGSGQNSRWGVANLDAKVIDLKPDAVFMEFSMNDAAVKFNLSVDEAKKNYQTMLDRIAAALPECEVFLEVMNPCVGYGKDSTHYRADLPGYYQMVRDLAAARHLKLIDHGPTWDHVLAKGEAFYKTYVHDGVHPDAAGCALYVTPTILADLGVRSDVVIYGGTSAAMTAAVQVRNMGKTVMVVSPDTHLGGLTSSGLGFTDTGNKSVIGGLSRQFYHRIWEHYDQDASWVWQKKAEYGNKGQGTEAIDSNQRTMWIFEPHAAEEVYDNWMVELQIPVVRDAWLDRSGKGVAKDGQRITSITTLDGRTFRGAQFIDATYEGDLMAAAGVTYTVGRESTEQYGEKWNGIQVGVLHHGHHFAKPVDPYVKPGDPASGLLPRISADPPGEYGAADKRVQAYCFRMCLTNVDENRIPFPKPDGYDAGQYELLLRVYDTGWRETFGKFDPIPNHKTDTNNHGPFSTDNIGYNYDYPEASYERRREIVREHETYQKGLMYFIANDPRVPEETRKKMATYGLPKDEFMDNGGWPHQIYVREARRMVGMYVMTENELLKRRPTPDSIGMGSYTMDSHNVERYVKPDGFVQNEGDIGVSTNGPYEIAYGTIVPKAGECENLLVPVAVSSSHIAYGSIRMEPVFMILGQSAATAACMSLDEGIPVQKLAYAKLREQLVDDGQVLDGSDARNAAGGVDVKQLKGIVIDDAQAKLTGHWTASSAVGPFVANGYRHDGAAGKGMSAVFETKLPEAGKYEVRFSYTDNANRSAAVPVTIHHAGGNTVVKVDERTAPPIDKLWVSLGVFEFAAGEPATVSISNEGLDGYVVIDGVQFIPAK; this is encoded by the coding sequence ATGGGCCATGTGGGGATGCATGACGCTTTCCAACGCCTCCGTGACGACGTGGATCGGTCACGATTCGCCCGTCACGCCCGATCCCCCGACCGGCATGAACGCCGCCTTCGTCGACGGCAGCGCCGGTTGGGTTGCCTGGCGGGACTGCGAGATGTATTACCAGCCGACATCGCTGAGCCAGAACTGGTGGTGGCCCAAGCCCATCGATTGATTGATCCTTCCCGTAGTGGCTTTGGCCCATCGGCCAAGGCGTTTTCGTCATTTCACCGGAGGCCCGACATGCGATTTGTTTCCATCGCGACGCTCATTCTCGCAGCGTCGTTTTCCGCCTGTTTCGCCGATCAACCCGCCGCGTCGAAACTCGTGGCGAACCTCGAAGCCGGCAGGCCGCGGCATCTGGTCGTGTATGGCACGAGTCTGACCGCCGCCGGCCCGTGGGTCGAGCAGCTTCGCCTCGCCATGCAGCGCCGCTACGGCGACCGGATTCAGATCACCAACTCCGGCGGCAGCGGGCAGAACAGCCGATGGGGCGTCGCCAATCTCGACGCCAAAGTCATCGACCTCAAGCCCGACGCCGTCTTCATGGAGTTCTCGATGAACGACGCGGCCGTCAAGTTCAATCTCTCCGTTGACGAAGCGAAGAAGAACTACCAGACGATGCTCGACCGCATCGCCGCTGCGCTGCCGGAGTGCGAAGTGTTCCTTGAAGTGATGAATCCCTGCGTGGGCTACGGCAAGGACAGCACGCACTATCGCGCCGACCTGCCGGGCTACTACCAGATGGTCCGCGACCTCGCCGCCGCGCGGCATCTGAAACTGATCGATCACGGGCCGACGTGGGATCACGTCCTCGCCAAAGGCGAAGCTTTCTATAAAACGTATGTCCACGACGGCGTTCACCCCGACGCCGCGGGCTGCGCGTTATATGTCACGCCGACGATTCTCGCGGACCTGGGCGTGCGCAGCGATGTCGTGATCTACGGCGGGACGAGCGCCGCCATGACCGCCGCGGTGCAGGTCAGAAACATGGGTAAAACCGTCATGGTCGTCAGCCCCGACACCCACCTCGGCGGGCTCACCAGCAGCGGGCTCGGCTTCACCGACACCGGCAACAAGTCCGTCATCGGCGGTCTTTCCCGCCAGTTCTATCATCGAATCTGGGAACATTACGATCAGGACGCTTCGTGGGTCTGGCAGAAAAAGGCCGAGTATGGCAACAAGGGGCAGGGCACCGAGGCGATCGACTCCAATCAGCGCACCATGTGGATCTTCGAGCCACACGCCGCGGAGGAGGTCTACGACAACTGGATGGTCGAGCTTCAGATCCCCGTCGTGCGCGACGCCTGGCTCGATCGCTCCGGCAAGGGCGTCGCCAAGGACGGTCAGCGCATCACATCGATCACCACGCTCGACGGCCGCACCTTCCGCGGGGCCCAGTTCATCGACGCCACCTACGAAGGCGACCTGATGGCCGCCGCCGGCGTGACCTACACGGTCGGCCGCGAATCGACCGAGCAGTACGGCGAAAAGTGGAACGGCATCCAGGTCGGCGTCCTGCATCACGGCCACCACTTCGCCAAGCCCGTCGATCCCTATGTCAAACCCGGCGACCCGGCCAGCGGCCTGCTGCCGCGCATCAGTGCCGATCCGCCGGGCGAATACGGCGCCGCCGACAAGCGCGTGCAGGCGTACTGCTTTCGTATGTGCCTGACGAACGTCGATGAAAATCGCATCCCGTTCCCGAAACCCGACGGTTACGACGCCGGTCAATACGAACTGCTTCTGCGCGTCTACGACACCGGCTGGCGCGAAACCTTCGGCAAGTTCGACCCGATCCCCAATCATAAAACCGACACCAACAACCACGGCCCCTTCAGCACCGACAACATCGGCTACAACTACGATTACCCCGAAGCGTCCTACGAACGCCGGCGCGAAATCGTCAGGGAACATGAAACCTATCAGAAGGGACTGATGTACTTCATCGCCAACGACCCGCGCGTGCCGGAGGAAACACGTAAGAAGATGGCGACGTACGGACTGCCCAAGGATGAGTTCATGGACAACGGCGGCTGGCCGCATCAGATTTATGTTCGCGAGGCCCGGCGCATGGTCGGCATGTATGTCATGACCGAAAATGAATTACTAAAACGCCGCCCCACGCCCGACTCGATCGGCATGGGCTCCTACACGATGGATTCGCACAACGTCGAGCGATATGTCAAACCCGATGGATTCGTTCAGAACGAAGGCGACATCGGCGTGAGCACCAATGGGCCTTATGAAATCGCATATGGAACAATTGTGCCGAAAGCAGGCGAATGCGAAAATCTGCTCGTACCGGTCGCGGTCTCCAGTTCGCATATTGCGTACGGTTCGATCCGCATGGAGCCGGTGTTCATGATCCTCGGGCAGAGCGCGGCGACGGCGGCGTGCATGTCGCTCGATGAGGGCATCCCGGTTCAGAAGCTCGCCTACGCCAAGCTGCGCGAGCAGCTCGTGGACGATGGCCAGGTGCTCGACGGCTCCGACGCGCGCAACGCCGCCGGCGGCGTCGATGTGAAGCAGCTCAAGGGCATCGTCATCGACGACGCACAGGCGAAGTTGACCGGCCATTGGACTGCTTCGTCGGCCGTCGGCCCGTTCGTCGCCAACGGCTATCGCCACGACGGGGCTGCGGGCAAAGGCATGTCGGCCGTATTCGAGACGAAGCTGCCGGAAGCGGGCAAGTATGAAGTGCGCTTCTCGTACACCGACAACGCCAATCGTTCCGCGGCCGTGCCCGTGACGATTCATCACGCCGGCGGGAACACGGTGGTCAAGGTCGACGAACGCACCGCGCCGCCGATCGACAAACTCTGGGTCTCGCTGGGCGTCTTCGAATTCGCCGCCGGCGAGCCGGCGACGGTGTCGATCAGCAACGAAGGGCTCGACGGTTATGTTGTAATCGACGGCGTTCAGTTTATCCCTGCAAAATGA
- a CDS encoding prepilin-type N-terminal cleavage/methylation domain-containing protein, whose protein sequence is MKRRGEAFTLIELLVVVAIIAMLIAVLLPALNKARLEAKRVTCAAHLKQMITGAVAYSIDYKGWAPYRGGFKPGWTGDHYPHLTYITVALGGPQKAYDLNTQFFNKYLGVPILKDSSGNNVRGSDDILFCSGPLAQVRYHGWSGYDYLYTSYQYFNMPQVSGTVWTHSGTGTTVDHQPDLTKFSAMEPGRWAMWGCMTLSNASVTTWIGHDSPVTPDPPTGMNAAFVDGSAGWVAWRDCEMYYQPTSLSQNWWWPKPID, encoded by the coding sequence ATGAAACGACGCGGTGAGGCATTCACGCTGATTGAGCTTCTTGTGGTCGTGGCGATCATCGCCATGCTGATCGCGGTGCTCCTGCCCGCCCTCAACAAGGCGCGGCTCGAAGCCAAGCGCGTCACTTGCGCCGCGCACCTGAAGCAGATGATCACCGGCGCGGTCGCCTACTCCATCGACTACAAAGGATGGGCGCCATACCGCGGCGGATTCAAACCCGGTTGGACCGGCGATCACTATCCCCACCTGACCTACATCACCGTCGCCCTCGGCGGACCGCAGAAAGCGTACGACCTCAACACGCAGTTCTTCAACAAGTATCTGGGCGTGCCGATTCTCAAGGACTCCTCCGGCAACAACGTCCGCGGCAGTGATGACATCCTATTCTGCTCCGGTCCGCTCGCACAAGTACGCTATCACGGTTGGTCCGGCTACGACTACCTCTACACATCGTATCAGTATTTCAACATGCCGCAGGTTTCCGGCACGGTCTGGACGCATTCCGGCACCGGCACGACCGTCGATCACCAGCCCGACCTGACCAAGTTCTCCGCCATGGAGCCCGGCCGATGGGCCATGTGGGGATGCATGACGCTTTCCAACGCCTCCGTGACGACGTGGATCGGTCACGATTCGCCCGTCACGCCCGATCCCCCGACCGGCATGAACGCCGCCTTCGTCGACGGCAGCGCCGGTTGGGTTGCCTGGCGGGACTGCGAGATGTATTACCAGCCGACATCGCTGAGCCAGAACTGGTGGTGGCCCAAGCCCATCGATTGA
- a CDS encoding prepilin-type N-terminal cleavage/methylation domain-containing protein produces MRKRAFTLIELLVVVSIIALLIAILLPALAKARVEAKRILCGTQQKQIVTAAFVYTNDYHGMLPSRGNLGTGGTLPHVTTGTADMNKTFYKPYLGVRIVTTGGTHREDDELLFCPGELIQVRYPGLASPDYRYSFITYQYFVQSDRGATLWRHKRNGQIYQPDLSSLQGMPPGHWALYSCITISFSPSSTTTWLGHDSANWREAPTGQNAAFFDGSVAWVPKSDLEVYWYDAPSGQQWYWPLPHD; encoded by the coding sequence ATGCGAAAACGCGCCTTCACATTGATCGAACTGCTCGTCGTCGTCAGCATCATCGCGCTGCTGATCGCCATCCTGCTTCCCGCCCTCGCCAAGGCGCGCGTCGAAGCCAAGCGCATCCTCTGCGGCACGCAGCAGAAGCAGATCGTCACCGCCGCCTTCGTCTATACCAATGACTACCACGGCATGCTGCCCTCCCGCGGCAACCTCGGCACCGGCGGAACGCTTCCGCATGTCACCACCGGCACCGCGGACATGAACAAGACCTTCTACAAACCCTACCTCGGCGTCCGCATCGTCACCACCGGCGGCACGCATCGCGAAGATGATGAACTGCTTTTCTGCCCCGGCGAACTCATCCAAGTCCGTTACCCCGGACTGGCCAGTCCCGACTACCGCTATTCGTTCATCACCTACCAGTACTTCGTGCAGTCCGACCGCGGCGCCACGCTCTGGCGACACAAACGCAACGGTCAGATCTATCAGCCCGACTTGTCGAGTCTGCAGGGCATGCCGCCGGGGCATTGGGCGCTTTACTCGTGCATCACGATCTCGTTCAGTCCGTCCTCGACGACCACCTGGCTTGGTCACGACTCGGCCAACTGGCGCGAGGCGCCCACCGGCCAGAACGCCGCGTTCTTCGACGGGTCCGTGGCGTGGGTGCCCAAGTCCGACCTGGAAGTGTACTGGTACGACGCGCCTTCCGGGCAGCAGTGGTATTGGCCCCTGCCGCACGACTGA
- a CDS encoding PEP-CTERM sorting domain-containing protein (PEP-CTERM proteins occur, often in large numbers, in the proteomes of bacteria that also encode an exosortase, a predicted intramembrane cysteine proteinase. The presence of a PEP-CTERM domain at a protein's C-terminus predicts cleavage within the sorting domain, followed by covalent anchoring to some some component of the (usually Gram-negative) cell surface. Many PEP-CTERM proteins exhibit an unusual sequence composition that includes large numbers of potential glycosylation sites. Expression of one such protein has been shown restore the ability of a bacterium to form floc, a type of biofilm.), with amino-acid sequence MRNETQQRQCAQRLGLAAIVCALLMVSTSSAAVLYDTTFPESTGILPTSWVLISGSNADPGWHVDSGNYVYNGTSPAFPASVLDFATVFTDGSTAGNLVEAIYSAQFSKTGPLTGLVAHHNAAGDVYYHARINGNNLEIYRFNGGTGLLASAAIAPADQYVTGQTWTIAMTTLGGKDAVQVGALLYDENGKLVAQARTTDNNALRLTSGTAGVRGGDTSSWETFNISTPKSVTTAVGNGADTYVEFRTDAASSAITNFGNATTALVKAGVDISPAREIYRKSYLRFDTSAFGHAPVFSASLDLQTNGNNSTGVSFTVYGLNNGATGDAAPGSGGWIEGNGGTDNSPAGEITWNNAPANSTANNVDLASATLLGTFTGGVNDEQLRFTSEALVNFLNADTNNLVTFIIVQTTAGGFGATNFLQFDTKEQSGGVAPKLSLVLIPEPTSLALFVTMLLALVRRRREPVAVCAAVRSKYPSVMRY; translated from the coding sequence ATGAGAAATGAAACGCAACAACGGCAATGCGCCCAACGCCTCGGACTGGCAGCGATTGTGTGCGCGCTGCTGATGGTCTCCACTTCCTCCGCCGCCGTGCTCTACGACACCACATTTCCTGAATCGACCGGCATCTTGCCGACAAGCTGGGTGCTGATCTCCGGGTCCAACGCGGATCCGGGCTGGCATGTCGACAGCGGCAACTATGTTTACAACGGCACGAGCCCGGCCTTCCCCGCCTCCGTGCTCGACTTCGCCACGGTCTTCACCGACGGCTCGACGGCGGGCAATCTCGTGGAAGCGATCTACAGCGCGCAGTTCAGCAAGACCGGACCGCTCACCGGCCTCGTCGCTCATCACAACGCGGCCGGCGACGTCTACTATCACGCCCGCATCAATGGCAACAATCTTGAAATCTACCGCTTTAACGGCGGGACCGGGCTGCTCGCCTCCGCGGCGATCGCGCCGGCGGATCAGTATGTGACGGGGCAGACCTGGACCATTGCGATGACCACGCTCGGCGGCAAGGACGCCGTGCAGGTCGGGGCGCTGCTCTACGACGAGAATGGGAAGCTCGTCGCGCAGGCCCGCACCACCGACAACAATGCCCTCCGCCTCACCAGCGGCACCGCCGGCGTCCGCGGCGGCGACACCTCGTCGTGGGAAACCTTCAACATCAGCACGCCCAAGTCCGTCACCACCGCCGTCGGCAACGGCGCCGACACTTACGTCGAATTCCGCACCGACGCCGCCTCCTCCGCCATCACCAACTTCGGCAACGCCACCACGGCGCTTGTCAAGGCCGGCGTCGACATCTCGCCCGCCCGCGAGATTTATCGCAAGTCCTACCTCCGCTTCGACACCAGCGCGTTCGGCCATGCGCCCGTCTTCAGCGCCAGTCTGGACCTGCAGACCAACGGCAACAACAGCACCGGCGTGTCCTTTACCGTCTACGGTCTGAACAACGGCGCAACCGGCGACGCCGCCCCCGGCAGCGGCGGATGGATCGAAGGCAACGGCGGAACCGACAACAGCCCCGCCGGCGAAATCACCTGGAACAACGCCCCCGCCAACAGCACCGCCAACAACGTCGACCTCGCCAGCGCCACACTGCTGGGCACGTTCACCGGCGGCGTCAATGACGAACAACTCCGCTTCACCAGCGAAGCCCTCGTCAACTTCCTCAACGCCGACACCAACAATCTTGTGACCTTCATCATCGTGCAGACGACCGCCGGCGGCTTCGGTGCGACGAACTTCCTGCAGTTCGACACCAAGGAGCAGTCCGGCGGCGTCGCGCCGAAGTTGAGTCTTGTCCTGATCCCCGAGCCGACGTCGTTGGCTCTGTTCGTGACCATGCTGCTGGCGCTCGTGCGCCGGCGGCGCGAGCCGGTCGCGGTCTGCGCCGCGGTCCGGAGCAAGTATCCGTCCGTAATGCGTTATTGA
- a CDS encoding sigma-70 family RNA polymerase sigma factor, translating to MRVSVDSRTFIQILVKDQHRLLAYVQAIVTDDHLSEDVVQEVFALAFERMTTFNDANHLLAWLRETARRKSLEMIRKSRRQPRVFDEKLLDLLEGHWRMVEPAEANVMLEALRRCLSELAPFARELIDVRYGKGLTGQALAEALGRKFNTVYSTLTRTHLALAECIRAQLSGDSTDAGGSLHDS from the coding sequence ATGAGAGTGTCCGTCGATTCCCGCACATTCATTCAGATTCTGGTCAAGGACCAGCACCGCCTGCTGGCGTATGTGCAGGCGATCGTGACGGACGACCATCTGTCGGAAGACGTTGTGCAGGAAGTATTTGCGCTGGCGTTCGAGCGGATGACGACCTTTAATGACGCCAATCATCTGCTGGCCTGGCTTCGCGAGACGGCTCGTCGTAAGTCCTTGGAAATGATCAGGAAGTCGCGTCGTCAGCCGCGGGTTTTCGATGAGAAGCTTTTGGATTTGCTTGAAGGGCATTGGCGGATGGTGGAGCCGGCGGAGGCGAATGTGATGCTCGAGGCGCTGCGGCGTTGTCTGAGCGAGCTGGCCCCGTTCGCGCGGGAATTGATCGATGTGCGTTATGGGAAGGGGCTGACGGGGCAGGCGCTGGCGGAGGCGCTCGGCCGCAAGTTCAACACGGTGTATTCGACGCTGACCCGGACGCATCTGGCGCTGGCCGAGTGCATTCGGGCGCAACTTTCGGGTGATTCGACGGACGCAGGGGGCTCGCTCCATGACTCATGA
- a CDS encoding glucuronate isomerase, which translates to MPAAVAGAIAAQPIIDLHTHLYPPSFGSPSTGDPTGLMLFGIDQLLTYHYLVAELFRVVRPEELTIEDFWAMSKSAQADLIWQKLFIERSPISESCRGVLTCLSKLGLDPADRDLAGYRSWFESQDASTHIDRVMEISNVESITMTNAVFDDNERQRWLRNPHVGDDPRFKAVLRFDPLLCDWPGAAAKLGAWGYDVSKQIDDKTVEEVKKFLRKWLDGTKSIYAAVSLPPGYRFGDQPGADKWASGNRILSECVLPVCAERNMPFAMMIGSQRGVNPALGDAGDMGFKSDVPSLADLCRAFPDNKFLVTMLSRENQHELAVCARKFGNLMIFGCWWFLNNPMLIEEITRMRCELLGTSFIPQHSDCRVLEQLAYKWEHSRAVIGKVLTDKYTDLAATGWLVTADEIARDVRLFLRDNFLNFLKR; encoded by the coding sequence ATTCCCGCCGCCGTCGCCGGCGCCATCGCCGCTCAGCCCATCATCGACCTGCACACGCACCTGTACCCCCCCTCCTTCGGCTCCCCCTCGACCGGCGACCCCACCGGGCTCATGCTTTTCGGTATCGATCAACTGCTCACCTACCACTACCTCGTCGCCGAACTCTTCCGCGTCGTCCGTCCCGAGGAACTGACCATTGAAGACTTCTGGGCCATGTCCAAGTCCGCCCAGGCCGACCTGATTTGGCAAAAGCTCTTCATCGAGCGCAGCCCCATCTCCGAATCCTGTCGCGGCGTTCTCACCTGTCTCTCCAAGCTCGGCCTCGACCCCGCCGATCGCGACCTGGCCGGTTATCGAAGCTGGTTCGAGTCGCAGGACGCCAGCACGCACATCGACCGCGTGATGGAGATTTCCAACGTCGAATCGATCACGATGACCAACGCCGTGTTCGATGACAACGAGCGGCAGCGCTGGCTCAGGAATCCGCACGTCGGCGATGACCCGCGCTTCAAGGCGGTGCTTCGTTTCGATCCCTTGCTGTGCGACTGGCCCGGCGCCGCGGCGAAGCTCGGGGCATGGGGCTATGACGTGTCGAAGCAGATCGATGACAAGACCGTCGAGGAAGTGAAAAAGTTCCTGCGCAAGTGGCTCGACGGCACCAAGTCGATCTACGCCGCCGTGTCGCTCCCGCCGGGCTACCGCTTCGGCGATCAGCCCGGCGCGGACAAGTGGGCGAGCGGCAATCGGATTCTCAGCGAGTGCGTCCTGCCGGTGTGCGCCGAACGCAACATGCCCTTCGCCATGATGATCGGCTCGCAGCGCGGCGTGAACCCCGCGCTCGGTGACGCCGGCGACATGGGCTTCAAGTCCGATGTCCCCTCGCTTGCCGACCTGTGCCGCGCGTTCCCCGACAACAAATTCCTCGTCACCATGCTCAGCCGCGAGAATCAGCACGAGCTGGCCGTCTGCGCCCGCAAGTTCGGCAACCTGATGATCTTCGGCTGCTGGTGGTTCCTCAACAACCCGATGCTCATCGAGGAAATCACCCGCATGCGCTGCGAACTGCTCGGCACAAGCTTCATCCCGCAACACTCCGACTGCCGCGTCCTCGAACAACTTGCCTACAAATGGGAGCACAGCCGCGCCGTGATCGGCAAAGTCCTCACCGACAAATACACCGACCTGGCCGCCACCGGCTGGCTCGTCACCGCCGACGAAATCGCACGCGACGTCCGCCTGTTCCTCCGCGACAATTTCCTCAACTTCCTGAAGCGCTGA
- a CDS encoding HNH endonuclease — MAIRVTSARRAFSLLCRDMAEVVNFDEGTFNSYDFDSWMELSQYRELFTPDYDWVKTMRLHIAVPKIIRLHGYDRLPAQTVKLNRRNLYARDHNMCQYCGRKFPTQELTLDHVTPRRLGGQSTWTNLVCACVACNSRKGGRTPAQANMKLITKPVQPKRNPVISLRLGQDKYACWQTFLDNAYWSVELK; from the coding sequence ATGGCGATCCGTGTCACCAGCGCCCGCCGCGCCTTTTCGCTTCTGTGTCGCGATATGGCGGAGGTCGTCAACTTCGACGAAGGCACGTTCAACAGCTACGACTTCGATTCGTGGATGGAGCTGAGCCAGTACCGCGAGCTGTTCACGCCCGATTACGACTGGGTCAAGACGATGCGTCTGCACATCGCCGTGCCGAAGATCATCCGGTTGCACGGCTACGATCGCCTGCCGGCGCAGACCGTCAAGCTCAATCGCCGCAATCTCTACGCGCGCGATCACAACATGTGTCAGTACTGCGGCAGGAAGTTCCCGACGCAGGAACTGACGCTCGACCATGTCACGCCGCGCCGACTTGGGGGGCAGAGCACATGGACGAATCTCGTCTGCGCGTGCGTCGCCTGCAACAGCCGCAAGGGCGGTCGCACGCCGGCGCAGGCGAACATGAAGCTCATCACCAAGCCGGTCCAGCCCAAGCGCAATCCGGTCATCAGTCTCCGCCTCGGGCAGGACAAGTACGCGTGCTGGCAGACGTTCCTCGACAATGCGTACTGGTCCGTCGAACTCAAGTGA